The segment AACATTGTTATCAACATTAGTAGAAACAGATATTTTTGCAGAAGCATTATGTTGTGCAAATATTATTGAAAGTCCAGTAAGTGTGTTTGCAAATAAAAAAACAAAAGTTTTAAAATTACCATTTTCACATATTTTAAATGATTGTAATAATTCATGTATGTTTTATCAAAAACTAGTCAATAATATGTTGAAAATTGTTGCAACTAAAAATTTATACTTACAAAATAAGTTAAATTTGTTAAGTATTAAGTCAATTAGAAAAAAAGTTTTAGAATATTTAGATAGTTTTTCAAACGAAAAAAGTGAAGCGTTTTCTATTCCATTAAATAGAGAAAAAATGGCAGAATATCTTAACGTTGATCGTAGTGCATTATCGCATGAGTTAATTAAAATGAAAAAAGATGGACTAATTGATTATAATAAAAATACATTTATTTTATTTAAAAGATAAATTCGTGGTATAATATATTTTAGAAAAAGGTGATAATAATGGTTAAAAAGAATAGATTTTCAATATTTGATGATATCCTTGTTGAAGTTGATGAGATGTGTATTTTAATAAATGAATATGATTCACAATTACATGATTACAATGGAGTAGAATTATATCAAGCAGAATCACAAATGGTAAAAATAATTGGTGATTTTCCTGGTATATCTGCAATAGAATGTGCTAAAAAATTAAAAAAGACTTCTAGTGCTTGCTCACAAATAGTTAGAAAACTTCGCAATAAAGGTTGGATAAAACAAGAACGAAATGAATTAAACAATCGTGTTTATAATTTATACTTAACTGATAGTGGTAAGGAGTTATATAAAAACCATCGTAAATTTGAGGATAAATGTTTAAAGAGAACATTTAAACT is part of the Bacilli bacterium PM5-9 genome and harbors:
- a CDS encoding CRP-like cAMP-binding protein (product_source=COG0664; cath_funfam=1.10.10.10,2.60.120.10; cog=COG0664; ko=KO:K21563; pfam=PF00027,PF13545; smart=SM00100,SM00419; superfamily=46785,51206); translation: MIKYDEIFNSIEVFKGIPKEELTSILNCLSASISTYEKGDYILNVDDNPNYVGIILSGEAYILKDDIDGNRTLLSTLVETDIFAEALCCANIIESPVSVFANKKTKVLKLPFSHILNDCNNSCMFYQKLVNNMLKIVATKNLYLQNKLNLLSIKSIRKKVLEYLDSFSNEKSEAFSIPLNREKMAEYLNVDRSALSHELIKMKKDGLIDYNKNTFILFKR
- a CDS encoding DNA-binding MarR family transcriptional regulator (product_source=COG1846; cath_funfam=1.10.10.10; cog=COG1846; pfam=PF13412; smart=SM00347; superfamily=46785): MVKKNRFSIFDDILVEVDEMCILINEYDSQLHDYNGVELYQAESQMVKIIGDFPGISAIECAKKLKKTSSACSQIVRKLRNKGWIKQERNELNNRVYNLYLTDSGKELYKNHRKFEDKCLKRTFKLLEPFDDKDLKKCSVILKALNKGFLQDVEDGKILELDE